A genomic stretch from Flavobacterium sp. KS-LB2 includes:
- the rsmA gene encoding 16S rRNA (adenine(1518)-N(6)/adenine(1519)-N(6))-dimethyltransferase RsmA has translation MEKVTAKKHLGQHFLKDESIAKDIADTLNLEGYDDVLEIGPGMGVLTKYLLDKPVNTYVIEIDTESVTYLDQNYPKLKDRIISKDFLKYNVNEIFEGKQFAIIGNFPYNISTQIVFRTLEYRDQIPEFAGMFQKEVAQRICEKKGTKAYGILSVLVQAFYDAEYLFTVDENVFIPPPKVKSGVLRLRRKKDYSLPCGEKLFFTVVKTAFQQRRKTLRNSLKTLNLSDSLREDEIFNLRPEQLNVEQFIELTQKIEADGV, from the coding sequence ATGGAAAAAGTAACAGCCAAAAAACACCTCGGACAGCACTTTCTTAAAGACGAAAGCATTGCAAAAGATATTGCCGACACGTTGAATTTAGAAGGATATGATGATGTACTGGAGATAGGTCCGGGAATGGGTGTTTTGACAAAATATTTATTGGATAAACCAGTGAATACCTACGTTATTGAAATCGATACGGAATCAGTGACCTATTTGGATCAAAATTATCCAAAATTAAAAGACAGAATCATTTCTAAAGATTTCCTGAAATACAACGTTAACGAAATTTTCGAAGGGAAACAATTCGCAATCATTGGGAATTTTCCGTATAATATTTCGACACAAATTGTGTTTAGAACTTTGGAATACCGCGATCAGATTCCCGAATTTGCTGGAATGTTCCAGAAAGAAGTGGCGCAGCGTATTTGTGAAAAAAAAGGAACAAAAGCCTATGGAATTCTATCGGTTTTGGTTCAAGCCTTTTACGATGCCGAATATTTATTCACGGTAGATGAAAATGTTTTTATTCCGCCACCAAAGGTAAAATCAGGTGTTTTACGTTTGCGCAGGAAGAAAGATTACAGTTTGCCATGTGGCGAAAAGTTGTTTTTCACCGTAGTAAAAACCGCTTTTCAACAACGACGTAAAACGTTACGAAATAGTTTAAAAACCTTAAATTTGTCCGATAGTTTGAGAGAAGATGAAATTTTCAACCTTCGACCAGAACAATTAAATGTAGAACAGTTCATTGAACTTACCCAAAAAATAGAAGCCGATGGAGTTTAA
- a CDS encoding DUF4286 family protein, which translates to MILYNVTTNIHESVHDQWMIWMQHKHIPEILATGKFTAARMVRVLIEEEMGGVTYSVQYTTDSKETLERYYQQDAPGFREEGAKLFGDKMLAFRTELELIADY; encoded by the coding sequence ATGATACTATACAACGTTACCACAAACATACACGAAAGCGTTCACGATCAATGGATGATTTGGATGCAACACAAGCACATTCCTGAAATTTTGGCTACAGGAAAATTCACCGCGGCCAGAATGGTTCGTGTTTTAATTGAAGAAGAAATGGGCGGCGTAACGTATTCGGTGCAATATACAACGGATAGCAAAGAAACTCTGGAGAGATATTATCAACAGGATGCGCCAGGTTTTCGTGAAGAAGGAGCGAAATTATTTGGAGATAAAATGCTTGCTTTTAGAACAGAACTAGAATTGATCGCAGATTATTAG
- a CDS encoding tetratricopeptide repeat protein produces the protein MKKLFLHITLFFSLVCFSQNEQLAQYYYDKGDFEKAKISYEELLQEIPLNSQYFLRIIDCSQQLQQFESAEKALQQRLIKYNQGNILVELGYNFQLQKNDAKAKTYYDQALDRIRKNPNEVYGISNAFEKKVLLDYALKSYQTATELEPNFNFNYQIGLLYGQLSNMEMMIATFLDEAFANPQNSIRIQNQLVRFMVDEGDANFNELLRKALILRTQKNQDIFWNHYLSWFYVQQKEFEKAFIQEKAIYKRNPETLANIVNLGQLAIEEENQEAAKEILGFVLENTQDLELIIQANSYLLTMKIEKASEKDFTSISTELDALLKQFEISPFTLSLQLIQAHFTAFSLKKPEEGKAIVKRALELQLNDYQVAYAKMELADILLFEEKFNQALIYYSQIELDLKNDVMAHEASLKAAKTSYFKTDFAWALKQFKELKSANTQLIANDALEYFLLINDNTAADSTQTALKQFAKGDYLLYQNRNQEAVTQFQTILKNHKGQEIEAATLLRLGKIYEKKGDFALALSQYQMIIDQHSDGIYIDEALYFSAEIYNKQSLPEKAKPLYEKILFNHQDSIYFVEARKKFRQLRGDTNL, from the coding sequence ATGAAAAAACTCTTTCTACATATTACCCTGTTTTTTTCATTGGTTTGTTTTTCACAAAACGAACAATTAGCACAGTATTATTATGACAAAGGCGATTTTGAAAAAGCAAAAATTAGCTACGAAGAGTTACTGCAAGAGATTCCATTAAATTCACAGTATTTTTTAAGAATAATCGATTGTTCCCAGCAATTGCAACAGTTTGAAAGTGCCGAAAAAGCGCTTCAACAACGACTTATAAAATACAATCAAGGAAACATACTTGTAGAATTAGGCTATAATTTTCAGTTGCAAAAAAACGATGCTAAAGCCAAGACATACTACGATCAGGCCTTGGATAGAATTAGGAAAAATCCAAATGAAGTGTACGGAATTTCAAATGCTTTTGAAAAGAAAGTGTTGTTAGATTATGCGCTGAAATCCTACCAAACTGCAACAGAACTAGAACCAAATTTTAATTTCAATTATCAAATAGGGTTGCTTTACGGTCAATTGTCTAATATGGAAATGATGATTGCTACTTTTCTGGATGAAGCGTTTGCCAATCCTCAAAACTCTATTCGAATCCAAAACCAACTGGTTCGTTTTATGGTTGATGAAGGAGACGCAAACTTCAATGAACTCTTGCGTAAGGCACTAATTCTAAGAACCCAGAAAAATCAAGATATATTCTGGAATCATTATTTAAGTTGGTTTTATGTACAGCAGAAAGAGTTCGAAAAAGCATTTATTCAGGAAAAAGCCATTTACAAACGCAATCCAGAAACGCTTGCCAATATTGTGAATTTAGGACAACTGGCGATTGAAGAAGAGAATCAGGAAGCAGCTAAGGAAATATTAGGCTTTGTATTAGAAAATACACAGGATTTAGAATTGATTATCCAAGCGAACTCGTATTTGCTTACGATGAAAATTGAAAAAGCGTCTGAAAAAGACTTTACATCTATCAGCACAGAATTAGACGCTTTATTAAAGCAATTTGAAATAAGTCCTTTTACCTTATCTTTGCAGCTGATTCAGGCACATTTCACAGCATTTAGCTTGAAAAAACCAGAAGAAGGAAAGGCAATTGTCAAGAGAGCGCTGGAATTGCAGTTGAACGATTATCAAGTGGCTTATGCCAAAATGGAACTTGCAGATATTCTGCTTTTCGAGGAAAAATTTAATCAGGCTTTGATCTATTATTCGCAGATAGAATTGGATTTGAAGAATGATGTAATGGCCCATGAAGCCAGTTTGAAAGCCGCAAAAACAAGTTATTTCAAAACTGATTTTGCGTGGGCATTGAAACAGTTTAAGGAATTGAAATCAGCGAATACGCAGTTGATTGCGAATGACGCTTTGGAATATTTTCTATTGATAAACGACAATACTGCAGCTGATTCGACACAAACGGCTTTGAAACAATTTGCAAAAGGAGATTATCTGTTGTATCAAAACAGGAATCAGGAAGCGGTAACGCAGTTTCAGACGATTTTGAAAAATCATAAAGGACAAGAAATTGAGGCTGCGACCTTGTTGCGATTAGGTAAAATATACGAAAAGAAAGGCGATTTTGCTTTGGCTTTAAGCCAATACCAAATGATTATAGACCAACATAGCGACGGAATTTATATAGACGAAGCCTTGTATTTTTCGGCAGAAATTTACAATAAACAATCACTGCCTGAAAAAGCAAAACCGCTCTATGAAAAGATATTGTTCAATCATCAGGACAGTATTTATTTTGTAGAAGCAAGAAAGAAATTCAGGCAGTTGCGAGGAGATACGAATCTTTAA